In Cutaneotrichosporon cavernicola HIS019 DNA, chromosome: 1, one DNA window encodes the following:
- the AOX2 gene encoding uncharacterized protein (Alternative oxidase): protein MSLLTATRLSPVGLRATSSLRHLPLALPNAALHPIPTPPPSLSIRSLQSAAATATEVRPRTRHAPTCATSAAVAAGRAHSTLMSNLSIPSSEHATGLKHGSRVADVRAHSNTTALRPDVAQKEEGQFVVGGGRGAEGAYNVNPEHEVNDLLSSSQGAWTLMNPIYTNTELDSVKVVERTPQTLSDKAAHGIVKILRRTFDLFTGYIAKDIPKEVLAQRPIPVAELRAKNQVLSDKQWLLRIILLESIAGVPGMVAGTLRHLRSLRLMRRDGGWIHTLLEEAENERMHLLTFLTVSQPTLFTRALVLAAQGVFYNVFFLTYLFAPKTAHRFVGALEEEAVRTYTHCIEDMQHGLLPEWDNKPAPQIAIDYWRMSPDATLFDVIRAVRADEATHRFVNHSLANLDQKHDFNPFALAEASPEVRGSMPGFTREESAEFARQTQQKLLGPAAEKDSKKMEPGH, encoded by the exons ATGTCCCTCCTCACAGCAACCCGCCTCTCTCCAGTCGGCCTGCGCGCTACCTCCTCTCTGCGCCACCTGCCCCTCGCCCTTCCTAACGCAGCGctccatcccatcccaaCGCCGCCTCCGTCACTGTCAATCCGCTCGCTCCAGTCCGCAGCCGCCACCGCAACCGAGGTCCGGCCACGCACCCGCCATGCCCCGACTTGTGCTACTTCTGCCGCGGTCGCAGCCGGACGCGCACACTCTACCCTCATGTCCAACCTCTCCATCCCTTCTTCTGAGCACGCTACAGGGCTCAAGCACGGCAGTCGAGTGGCGGACGTGAGGGCACACTCGAATACTACTGCCCTCCGTCCCGATGTGGcgcagaaggaggaagggcaGTTTGTGGTTGGTGGTGGAAGGGGTGCCGAGGGGGCGTACAACGTCA ACCCCGAACACGAAGTCAacgacctcctctcctcgtcccagGGTGCATGGACGCTCATGAACCCCATCTACACCAacaccgagctcgacagcgtcaaggtcgtcgagcgcaccCCCCAGACGTTGAGCGACAAGGCCGCTCACGGCATCGTTAAAATCCTTCGCCGCACGTTCGACCTGTTCACCGGCTACATCGCCAAGGACATCCCGAAGGAAGTGCTGGCTCAGCGTCCCATCcctgtcgccgagctgcgcgccAAGAACCAAGTCCTCTCGGACAAGCAGTGGCTCCTCCGCATCATCCTGCTCGAGAGCATTGCCGGCGTACCCGGCATGGTAGCCGGTACGCTCCGCCATCTCCGCTCGCTTCGCCTGATGcgtcgcgacggcggctgGATCCAcacgctgctcgaggaggccgagaacgagcgcatgcacctcctcaccttcctGACCGTCTCGCAGCCGACATTGTTTACGCGAGCGCTCGTCTTGGCCGCCCAGGGCGTATTCTACAacgtcttcttcctcaCATACCTCTTTGCGCCTAAGACGGCGCACCGCTTcgttggcgcgctcgaAGAAGAGGCCGTACGTACATACACCCACTGCATCGAGGACATGCAGCACGGCCTCCTTCCTGAGTGGGACAACAAGCCAGCCCCCCAGATCGCCATCGACTACTGGCGCATGTCGCCTGATGCCACACTGTTCGACGTGATCCGTGCggtgcgcgccgacgaggcaaCTCACCGTTTCGTCAACCActccctcgccaacctcgaccagAAGCACGACTTTAACCCCTtcgcccttgccgaggCGTCACCCGAGGTTCGCGGGTCGATGCCGGGCTTTACACGCGAGGAGAGCGCCGAATTTGCCCGCCAGACGCAGCAGAAGCTCCTCGGTCCGGCAGCCGAGAAGGACAGCAAGAAGATGGAACCCGGGCACTAG